A segment of the Leptospira barantonii genome:
CGGAAATGAACGCAAGCTGATCGTTCTTAATTTCGGTAAAAAAACCAGGTTCTTTATCAATTCGACGGATTGTAGAAAATATTTCTATTCCACCGTTTTATTCGATCACAACGAGTTTGATCAGTTTAAGATTCCGCCTTGTTCCGGGGTTATATTAGGAAACGAGTATATTCCAAAAAAAGTGAATAAGAAATAGGCGGAATCGTTTTACGCTTTAGTTTATGGCGGATTCCGTAGACCTTCTTCGATTCGAAGAGTAGTCTACGGAATTGGATCGTCGATCCGCATTAGAATATTCGATTGTTGGAAAGTTTAATCCCTCGATTTCGGAAACACTTCCCTAAAAAAGGACAACAATTCGTCCCAAGAACGTCTGTCCGCCTTTGCATTGTAAGCCGCTCCTTTAGAATTATCGTTTCCTGCGTCCTTGATCGTAAAGGAATGAACCGCGCCTCCGTAAGAAATAAACTGCCAATCGACTCCGGCCTTTCTCATTTCGTCTTGAAACGTCTCGACTTCTTCCTTTTTAACGAATGGATCGTCGGCCCCGTGAAGCGCTAAAACTTTTCCTTTGATGTTTTTTGCGTCTTCGACGTTGGGCGTTGCCAAACCTCCGTGAAAACTAACGGTTCCTTGAACGGGAGCTCCGCTTCGTGCAAGTTCCAAGGCAACGGTTCCCCCGAAACAATAGCCGATCGCCGCAATCAAATTCGTATCGACTTCGGGTTGCGACTTTAAGGTTTCAAGCGCGGCTAAAATGCGGGCGCGCATCAGTTTACGATCTTGTTTATAAGAATTCGCTAATTTAGCGGCTTCCTCCATCGCCTTCGGTCTTACACCTTTTCCGTATATGTCCACGGCTAAAGCCACGTAACCCAATCCCGCGAGTTTGTCCGCGCGCATTTTCGAGTTTTCGCTGAGTCCCATCCAATCGTGAACGACTAATACGCCGGGAACTTTCTTTTTGGAATCAAGAGCCGGATAAGCGATATAACCCTCTAAAGTGGTTTCCCCTTCCTGATACACGATCGTCTTGGACGCGGGTTTTGCCCAAATGGAAGAGACTGCAATAAGATTGAATAACGCAAAAAAAAGGAACATTCGTTTCATGAAGAATACCTCGCTCCCGGAATATAACGTTTCCTTAAAAAAACAAGTATTTACCTAAGTTCCGTTTAAACTTGTAAAATTTAAGACGAAATCTGAATCGTTCTACTGATAAAATCTTGAAAATTTATATGATTTTATCAGGATACGTTGTTTCTATCGTCCCGGATCCCGACTTCAAACAAAGGTAATATATGAAAAAGAAAACCTCGTTCTATTTTACATTCGGAACCCTTTTATTTTTTAGCCTTTTCATATCTTGTTCCAATTCCGTTTCTTCCAAGATCGCTCCTCGCGCAGAAAAAGGGGTTTTGGATTTAAGGGAATGGGATTTTAATTCGGACGGAATCGTGAAGTTGGATGGTGAATGGTCTTTTGTCTGGAAACAACTGAGTCTTTCGAAACCGGATCCGAACGCGACGGAAGCGAAATCATACAACGTTTTTGTTCCCGGCAATTGGAATTCTTATTCTGAAATTCCGGATATGGATTCCGCGAACGCCTATGGTTACGGGACGTTTACTCTGAAAGTATTGTTGAACGAAAATCAAAATCCGCTCGCGATTCGGTTTCAGGACGTAGGCACCGCAGGAGCGGTTTGGGTGGACGGAGTTAAATTAATCCGAAGCGGCGTTGTGGGCACGGATGAAAACACTTCAAGACCGCAGTATCTTCCACGTTATGCGGAATTTCCGACATCCGGAAATGAAATTCTAATTCAAGTCGAAGTATCCAATTTCCATCATTTTAAGGGAGGAATCTGGGAGACGATTCGTCTTGGAAGTAAAAAAAGCATATCCGATTACAGAGAGGACCGATGGACGACCGAGATGTTCCTATTCGGAAGTATTGCCGTTATGGCTCTGTATCATTTCGGTTTGTTTTCTTTGAGAAGAAAGGACAAGTCAAGTTTATACTTCGGACTTTTCTGTTTTGTGATAGTGGTTCGTTTGTTGATGACCGGGGAACGATTTATCCTTCAAAAGTTTCCGGAGATTCAGTGGGAGTTTGGAAGTAAGGTGGAATATCTTTCTTTTTATCTGGCCTGGCCGATCTTTCAGAAATACATGGATACGATCTTTCCGGAAGATATGCCAAAGTTCGTTTGGAAGATCAGCGTAGCGGTGGTTGGCGTTTTTTCACTCGTGATTCTTTTCTTTCCGACGAAGATATTCGCGCTCACTCTCATTCCGTATCAACTTTTTCTTCTGGTTTATACTCTGCTCTTTTTCTTTTGGCTCGGAAGATTCATCTATCGCAAAAGAGACGGGGCGATCATCGCAAGTTTGGGAGCGCTCGCATTGATCGCGACCGCTATCAACGATATTCTTCAAAGTCAAACCGTAGTCAGCACGGGATATTATCTCCCGCTCGGATTGTTTACGTTTATCTTCGCGCAGTCGTATATGCTTTCTTTGAAATTTTCGGCGGCTTTCGTCGCAATCGAAAATCTTTCGGCGGACTTAAAGGCCACGAACCAATCCTACAGCCGTTTTGTTCCTTTGGAATTCTTGAAGTTTTTAGGAAAACAGAATATTACGGAAATTGAATTAGGAGATCAGACTCAAAAAGAAATGACGATTCTTTTTTCGGATATCCGTTCTTTTACCGAACTTTCCGAAAAGATGACCCCTAAGGATAACTTCGATTTTTTGAATTCGTATATGGGAAAGATGGGACCCATAATCCGCAAACACGGAGGTTTTGTGGATAAATATCTCGGGGACGGAATTATGGCGTTGTTTCCGGATTCTCCCGATGACGCGCTTGAAGCCGCTCTCGAAATGAAACTGGAATTGGATCGACACAATCAAAGTCGATTGGAAAGAAATTATGAACCGATTCGAATCGGGATCGGTATTCATACCGGAGTTTTAATGTTGGGTACGATCGGAGAAGTGGAAAGAATGGACGGAACCGTTATTTCGGACGCGGTCAATCTCGCTTCACGAATCGAAGGGCTTACCAAAAAATACGGCGTCGACATTCTTCTTTCGGACGACAGCTTCCGCAAAATCAGAAATCGAATCAAACATTCCTTCAAAGAGTTGGGTAAGGTCGCCGTTAAGGGGAAGGAGAACTTGGTCGGCGTGTATCAGGTGGAATAAGAACCTGCGATTTTTTCGATTGCGATCAATAGATCCGTTTTTAGTTCTTTCGGTTCGATAAGAATCGCGGAATCGCCCAAACCGAGAACGTGATGCAGGGCCCATTCTTTCGTTTCGAGATCGACTTTCATTTCGATCCATTCGGTATCTATTTTAGAATATTCTAATATTCTTCCGTATGAGATCATTTTAAAAAAATCGAAACGTTCCGCTTTGATTCTGAGGAGGACCTGATAAGAAGGGAGTTTTGAGAAAAAGTTTTTCGTACTTTCTTGCCAGTATTTTTCCAGATCGAATTTTTTCGGTCTTTCAAACGAATCTCCGAGTTTCGCATCGATGATTCTGGAGATTCGGAAGGTTCTGAATTCTTTTCCGTACTTAGCGGCCAGATACCAGGTTTTTCCTTTTGCGACAAGACCCAAGGGAAGAATGATTCTTTTTTTGGATTCTTCATCGGATCGATAACGAAGAATGATTTTCTTTTCCTGCCACACCGCTTCCTGTATCAAAGGCAAGAACGGAAACTCCTCTTCGGAACAACCCCAACCGGCTCCGTCTATATGAATTCTTTGTCGAACCATCTCCGCTTCTTCTTGATAAGCCGGAGGAAGTGACGCCATAAATTTCATAAAGGCCGAGTCGAAATCTTTTTTCTTACCGAGATCGGAAGCGATTCGTGTCGAACTCGTAAGGATCATCGAAAAAATTTCTTCCTTTTTCATTCCAGTGAGATTGGTTCTGTAACCTTCCGAAAGTTCCCAGCCGCCTTTGGAACCTCGTTCCGCATATACGGGAACACCGGAAGCGCTTAAGGCTTCCATATCTCGATGAATCGTTCTTTCGGAAACCTCTAGTTTTTTGGCAAGGTCCCGAGAGGAGATTCTCCCTTTGGCCTGAAGTTGTAAAAGAATGGAGAGTAACCGATCCGCGCGCATGTTTCAATCATATTCCAAATACATGACAGTAATTGACATATATAATTTCTTAAACTGTAACTGAAATCAATTTTTTTCGATGGTAAAAAACATTCTTTTGGATATATGACAGAGTTTGTCATGCTAACCGATGTAAGATGGGAGTATGAAAAACAGAAATTTGGAAGGTAAGGTAGCGTTGGTAGCGGGCGCAACCAGAGGAGCCGGAAGGGGAATTGCGATCGAGTTGGGTGAAGCGGGTGCGACCGTTTACGTTACGGGAAGGAGTGTCCGTGGAAATTCTTCGGAGATGAATCGTAAAGAGACGATCGAAGAAACCGCGGAACTGATCCAATCTTCGGGCGGGAAGGCGATCTGGGTTCAAGTCGATCATACAAAGCCGGAAGAGGTAAAGTCCCTTCTTTCCAAAATTAAAAGAGAACAGGGAAAACTTGATATTCTAATCAACGATATTTGGGGCGGAGATCCTTACATCGATTGGTCTCAGAAATTTTGGGAACATTCTTTGGAGAACGGACTCAAGGTGCAAAGAACCTGTTTGGATTCTCATTTGATTACGAATTATTTTGCGGCGCCCTTGATGATCGAAACCGGTTCGGGTCTTGTGATAGAGATTACGGACGGGATCGACGGCAGATATAGAGGGAATTTATATTATTCTTTGATCAAGTCCTCCATTATAAATCTTGCAAGTTATTTATCGGAGGAATTGAAACCCCACGGAATATCGGTGCTCGCGGTAACTCCCGGATTTTTGAGATCCGAGGCGATGCTCGATCATTTCGGAGTTGAGGAAAAAAATTGGAGGGACGGGGCCTTAAAAGAACCCCATTTTATCGCATCGGAAACTCCCGCTTATGTAGGACGAGCGGTTGCGGCCTTAGCGATGGATCCGAACGTTTTTTCAAAAACGGGAACCGCTACGAGTTCTTGGAGACTTTCGGACGAATACGATTTTATGGATTTGGACGGAAATAGACCCCATTGGGGAAGATACTTTAAGGAAAAATTCGGAGAAGATATATGAAAACGAAACTGTTAAGCGAATTCGATTCGAATCAAACTCAAGTGTCGACGGGAACGTTGAGTATGATTTCCAGAATTTTATACCCTGCCTCCTTGTTGAATGTTCAGGAGCCGGAGACCGATATCGACTTTCAAAAAGCGGCGAATGAAGAATCGGAATCCGATCCGGATTGATGCCGAGGGAATGAATCCGCGCGCGATACGCAAAAGAACGCATATTTTTTAAATACATTAGGAGTTTATGATGAAGCAACATTTGGTTCGAATTTTCGGTTACGGTTTTTTAGTTTGGTTGATTCCGTTTCTTGTGGCGATTCCGTTCTATACGCGGGACGGGAAGTTGTTGACGGATATTTTTCTGTTTAAATCCGTGATGTTGATTACGGGAAGTCTTACGGGTTGTCTTTTGTTCGTTTCACTTGCGCTCAAGATTTCGGGTAAAAAGTTCGGGATTCTTCTGAGCGCTGGATTCATCTGGCTTATAATCAATTGGGGATTAGACTTTTTGATCTTACTTCCTATGTCTAAGATGAGTCCCGCGGATTATTTCATCCAAATCGGATTGGGATATATCGCGATGGTATTCGTATCTTTTGCGATCGGTTGGGTTGCGGATAGATCAGCTAATTCTAATTAGGTGAAATGAGATTCTGAACTAAAGTTGAATTCGGATCAGGACGAATGAAGAATTCTTTGGATGTAAAGAATTTAACTTTAGTTGTTCCGACAAAGCATCGACGGCAAAAAGAATTTGAAATTCGATAAATCTATGACCGGCGCAGAAAGGTATAAAATCCTATCTTTTTCGTAATTCTCCCCTGTGGAATGGATTGCTGAGGACCAAAGCGCTCGGAAATAGGATTTGAAGCCGAATATACGGTTCATTGGAAGGGAACTTGTAGTTCCCTTTTTTTACGTCGTGAACTTCGTTTAAAACTCTTCCTTGTTTTCCGATAAACTCGACTCGAATCGCTTTTTCCCCAAATTCAAAAAAAATTTCATCTCTCTGAGTGAGGCCGATTTCGATCAGTTCCGGATCTTCCAGAATACGATCGTGTTTTCTTACGCATACGTAGTTTCCGGATTTTAAGGATTTTAGAATATCATTGGATTCTAATGTGTTTACGTTTAAAAGAACGTAACGCATGAGTGATTGTCCTTCGGGTCTATACAAGAGTGCGACCATATCCCGCAGTGTGAATCGATCTTTTTTTCGGACGTTTTCGTATTCGTCTCGGGGAAGGTAATGCAAATCGTCGGACGCCATACAATGTGGGAATTTGTCTTCGCTTAATATTTCATCCCACGTGGATATCTCGTCGCCGAACGGGCTGAAGACCTCAATGGAATCGTAATCTTTGAGGCCTAATAGCATACTTTGAGAGAAACTGTGATTTAGTTTGGGATGGTTGATCGTAACGAAGGCTCCTTGTTCGTGAAAACGATCGATCGCCCATTGTATGTTCGAAACGTCTGCATACAACGGAAACGGATCGAACTCGGGTTGTTTTCCGCCGAGAACCAAGATATGTCTTTTTCTAAGATTGGTTCCCCATTCGAACGCTGGGATTGTGGATAGATTCTTATCTTTGGGACGGGTTATTCTTCCATAATCGCTAAAGGAAAGAATTCGGTATCCGTTTTTTGAATATACTTTTTCGATTTCTTCGACGCTGTTTCGTCCGGGTGTATACCAGACCTCGTTCGTATGATTGTGGAAGGAGGATTTGACCCATTTTAGGTTTGTTCTGTGTCGATAGGGGTTTTCTATTTCCTTGTTGTTTGTATTTCGGTTTTCGTGGCTGGCCTCGGATCGAAAGGCAAAACTCGTATAAAGATTAAAAAGTATAAGAACGCTCAGGATAAAAATGCACAAGAATAGGAAGCGTGTTTTCGCTTTTTTCATTGTCGCATTAAAAAATATACTTTGTGCGAACGAGAAGTCTAAAACGAATTCGGTTTGTTTACTTTTGATTACAACGGATTCGTAAAATGTAATATGGAAATTCCGAAAATTCCATTGATTGAAATCGTATGAATTCTTCCGATAGTTCCGAAACATATTTCGATTGAAATCGAATTTGAAAAACTATTTGGAAAGTTCATGGCTTCAGAAAAAAATATTACGGTTTTATTACCCGCTTATAACGAAGAATTGACGATCGCCGATACGATTCTTTCCTTTTTTAAGGAATTGCCAAAGGCAGAGTTCATCGTCATAGACAATAACTCCAAGGATCGTACGAACGAGATCGCGAAAGCCACTCTGAAAAAGCATAAGATCAGGGGCAAAGTGGTTTCCGAGTTCAAACAAGGAAAGGCAAACGCGATTCGAAAGGGTTTCGCCTCTTCTTACGCCGAATGTTACGTGATGGTCGATGCGGACATGACTTATCCCGCCGAAGAAGTTCATAGATTGATCGAAGCGAGAGAGGAAGGCGGCTACGATATGGTCGTAGGCGATCGTCTCAGCGGGGGAGGTTATAAAAAAGAAAACAAAAGAACGTTTCATTC
Coding sequences within it:
- a CDS encoding dienelactone hydrolase family protein; its protein translation is MKRMFLFFALFNLIAVSSIWAKPASKTIVYQEGETTLEGYIAYPALDSKKKVPGVLVVHDWMGLSENSKMRADKLAGLGYVALAVDIYGKGVRPKAMEEAAKLANSYKQDRKLMRARILAALETLKSQPEVDTNLIAAIGYCFGGTVALELARSGAPVQGTVSFHGGLATPNVEDAKNIKGKVLALHGADDPFVKKEEVETFQDEMRKAGVDWQFISYGGAVHSFTIKDAGNDNSKGAAYNAKADRRSWDELLSFFREVFPKSRD
- a CDS encoding adenylate/guanylate cyclase domain-containing protein — its product is MKKKTSFYFTFGTLLFFSLFISCSNSVSSKIAPRAEKGVLDLREWDFNSDGIVKLDGEWSFVWKQLSLSKPDPNATEAKSYNVFVPGNWNSYSEIPDMDSANAYGYGTFTLKVLLNENQNPLAIRFQDVGTAGAVWVDGVKLIRSGVVGTDENTSRPQYLPRYAEFPTSGNEILIQVEVSNFHHFKGGIWETIRLGSKKSISDYREDRWTTEMFLFGSIAVMALYHFGLFSLRRKDKSSLYFGLFCFVIVVRLLMTGERFILQKFPEIQWEFGSKVEYLSFYLAWPIFQKYMDTIFPEDMPKFVWKISVAVVGVFSLVILFFPTKIFALTLIPYQLFLLVYTLLFFFWLGRFIYRKRDGAIIASLGALALIATAINDILQSQTVVSTGYYLPLGLFTFIFAQSYMLSLKFSAAFVAIENLSADLKATNQSYSRFVPLEFLKFLGKQNITEIELGDQTQKEMTILFSDIRSFTELSEKMTPKDNFDFLNSYMGKMGPIIRKHGGFVDKYLGDGIMALFPDSPDDALEAALEMKLELDRHNQSRLERNYEPIRIGIGIHTGVLMLGTIGEVERMDGTVISDAVNLASRIEGLTKKYGVDILLSDDSFRKIRNRIKHSFKELGKVAVKGKENLVGVYQVE
- a CDS encoding helix-turn-helix transcriptional regulator, whose translation is MRADRLLSILLQLQAKGRISSRDLAKKLEVSERTIHRDMEALSASGVPVYAERGSKGGWELSEGYRTNLTGMKKEEIFSMILTSSTRIASDLGKKKDFDSAFMKFMASLPPAYQEEAEMVRQRIHIDGAGWGCSEEEFPFLPLIQEAVWQEKKIILRYRSDEESKKRIILPLGLVAKGKTWYLAAKYGKEFRTFRISRIIDAKLGDSFERPKKFDLEKYWQESTKNFFSKLPSYQVLLRIKAERFDFFKMISYGRILEYSKIDTEWIEMKVDLETKEWALHHVLGLGDSAILIEPKELKTDLLIAIEKIAGSYST
- a CDS encoding SDR family oxidoreductase, whose amino-acid sequence is MKNRNLEGKVALVAGATRGAGRGIAIELGEAGATVYVTGRSVRGNSSEMNRKETIEETAELIQSSGGKAIWVQVDHTKPEEVKSLLSKIKREQGKLDILINDIWGGDPYIDWSQKFWEHSLENGLKVQRTCLDSHLITNYFAAPLMIETGSGLVIEITDGIDGRYRGNLYYSLIKSSIINLASYLSEELKPHGISVLAVTPGFLRSEAMLDHFGVEEKNWRDGALKEPHFIASETPAYVGRAVAALAMDPNVFSKTGTATSSWRLSDEYDFMDLDGNRPHWGRYFKEKFGEDI
- a CDS encoding phosphoesterase, producing MCIFILSVLILFNLYTSFAFRSEASHENRNTNNKEIENPYRHRTNLKWVKSSFHNHTNEVWYTPGRNSVEEIEKVYSKNGYRILSFSDYGRITRPKDKNLSTIPAFEWGTNLRKRHILVLGGKQPEFDPFPLYADVSNIQWAIDRFHEQGAFVTINHPKLNHSFSQSMLLGLKDYDSIEVFSPFGDEISTWDEILSEDKFPHCMASDDLHYLPRDEYENVRKKDRFTLRDMVALLYRPEGQSLMRYVLLNVNTLESNDILKSLKSGNYVCVRKHDRILEDPELIEIGLTQRDEIFFEFGEKAIRVEFIGKQGRVLNEVHDVKKGNYKFPSNEPYIRLQILFPSALVLSNPFHRGELRKR